The Polyodon spathula isolate WHYD16114869_AA chromosome 23, ASM1765450v1, whole genome shotgun sequence genome has a window encoding:
- the LOC121298038 gene encoding tumor necrosis factor receptor superfamily member 6B-like has protein sequence MPFLCRGKNRKGNPDCAVQPAIFKAALQVLRSSIYSVVTMQNYLVFYSVLFLIPEALLTPPTYQWNGVTCQQCPPGTFVKQHCTREKETQCEACPALYYTQYWNYVDKCRYCNVFCAEKQIETQQCNATHNRACECESGYYLDFEFCTKHSPCPLGSGVVKNGTPYHDVTCAPCEEGYFSSKSSSTQPCQKHKECGEGLLVSLRGSESHDTLCTTCDKYETNNGTVEDTAGNKDCDMAVVQFVAYQNIHPRKLRRLLHLTRHYVKRGAEEKGHLSQKHLISLLSSIEQSLNGTPFINVILPVLEKARLHNIAKKVRGRFLN, from the exons ATGCCCTTTTTGTGTAGAGGAAAGAATAGAAAGGGGAATCCCGATTGCGCAGTACAACCGGCTATATTTAAAGCAGCACTACAGGTGCTCAGGAGCAGCATTTACAGCGTGGTTACGATGCAAAAC tatTTGGTGTTCTATTCGGTACTGTTTCTGATACCAGAAGCCCTTCTCACACCACCTACATACCAGTGGAATGGTGTCACGTGTCAACAGTGTCCTCCCGGCACCTTTGTGAAACAGCACTGTACGAGGGAAAAGGAGACTCAGTGTGAGGCTTGTCCAGCCTTGTATTACACGCAGTACTGGAACTACGTGGATAAGTGCAGGTACTGCAATGTCTTCTGTGCGGAGAAACAAATCGAGACGCAGCAGTGCAATGCCACTCACAACAGGGCGTGCGAGTGCGAGTCAGGGTATTACCTGGACTTTGAATTCTGCACGAAGCATTCTCCCTGCCCACTTGGATCTGGCGTCGTCAAAAACG GAACACCATACCATGACGTAACATGTGCACCCTGTGAGGAAGGCTATTTCTCATCAAAGAGCTCCAGCACACAGCCATGCCAGAAACACAAGGAATGTGGGGAAGGCTTGCTAGTGTCGCTTCGGGGGAGTGAGAGCCATGACACTTTGTGCACTACCTGCGATAAATATGAGACAAACAACGGGACAGTTGAAGATACTGCAG GAAACAAGGACTGTGACATGGCTGTGGTGCAGTTTGTGGCTTATCAGAATATTCACCCAAGGAAGCTAAGAAGACTGCTTCACTTGACCAGACACTATGTAAAGAGGGGGGCTGAAGAGAAAGGGCATCTCAGTCAGAAGCATTTGATATCCCTGCTCTCCAGTATTGAACAAAGTCTAAACGGAACACCATTCATTAATGTGATCCTCCCAGTGCTAGAAAAGGCAAGGTTGCACAACATAGCAAAAAAAGTGAGGGGGCGCTTTCTCAATTAA